TAGAGCAGTGTACATGTGGCGGACTCTCCATCACGTCCTGCTCTTCCCGCTTCCTGATAGTAACTCTCCAGTGAGCCTGGCAGATTGTAGTGAATCACTCTGCGAATGTTTGCTTTGTCGACGCCCATGCCGAATGCGACAGTGGAAACAATTGTCGATACCTTGTCGCCTTCGAAAAGTTTCTGGGCTCTCTGGCGTTGTTCACTCGACAGCCCGGCGTGGTAGCAAGCTGCTGTCAGACCTGATTGCCTCATGCGTTCGCTCAGCGCTTCTGCTTCTTTACGGCTGCTCGTATAAACGATTGCCGGTGCGTTTGTGCTCTTTAACGCCGAAAAAACAAAATTGTCTTTGCTGACTGCGTTGGTGACAGGTTCAACTTCGAAGCGAATATTGGGACGGTCGAACGACCCGGTTACAACATTCATGTTGGACAAGTTTAGTGACTGAATAATATCTCGCTGCACCTGCGGTGTGGCGGTTGCCGTTAATGCCAGTACTGAAGCTGCTTTTAAATGACTTAGAATATAGCTGCTCAAATTTCTGTATTGGGGACGGAAATCATGCCCCCACTGGCTAATGCAATGCGCTTCATCAATAACTAGCAGCGAAACATCGATTTGTTCAAGCAGATTTCTGAAACGAGGTGATTCGAATCGTTCGGGAGCCACAAAAACCAGTTTGAAGACACCGGCTTTGATACCGCCAAAACGAATATCCAGTTCATCTGGTGAGACGCTACTGTTGAGCAACGTAGCGTTTGTTATTCCGCGGCGCATCAGACCGTTAAGCTGATCTTGCATTAATGCGATGAGTGGCGACACAACTATAGTCGCACCTGGAAGTATCTGGCTGGGCACCTGGTAGCACAGTGATTTACCGTAACCAGTCGGCAACAAAGCCAGCGTGTGCCGCCCGTTCATGACATGGTCGATGACTTCACGTTGTTTCGGTCGAAATTCCTTCAGACCGAACCTTTCGTGTAAAACCGAGTCGAGTAAAAAATCTGAAACAGCCATGAGTCAAATGATACAAAGCCACAAGGGACTTTTTCACTCATTGAAAGATGTTTATTATCCAGTCATGCCGCGCTTCAGCGCCGTTGGTAAGCTTCTGGCATAATTTAGGCGAGCAAAGTGGTTCAAATGTATATACGTTAGATGGTGTCCCTGTGAGAAAGCTTTTCATTCAATTGTTACTGTCGCTGATAAGTTTGGCGGCTATGCCGTCTTACGGACAGGATCCGCCACCTTCCGGTGCTCCGGTTCCAGGACCGGCGCCGAAAGCAGTTCCGAAACCTGCAAACGGTCTTCAAGATTACACAGACAAGCTCAAGATGGTTCCTGGCGTTGTCATAACTTTTCCAATTGTCGACGGCATTGACACTCGCAGAAATAAGATTGGTAACTACGACTTTACTGCCACGATTCACGATAACAATGCCGAGGGCTTCGGATACAAGTGGACTATGTCGAAACCGGCAGAAGCCCAGGGATTCAGGGCTGTAGCCCCTGAAGACGAGAAAGGTGCGCTTCTAGTCAGTCTCTTTTATCAAGATGGTCAGAGCTTCACTATGAGCGGGTATACGAACACGGTAAGAATCTCAGATGCTCTTTTTAAGGGCTTGAAGTCCGGGCGCTCCTTGCCATTTCAGATTGATTTGGAAGATCCGAAGGATGTGCCGAGCAAAATTCGGATGATTGGTCGCGAATACGTCGGTATTTTCGTCAACGGTAAAAAGGCACGAGTGCGTGCAATCAAGACCGAAACCGACAATCAATGGCACTACTGGATTATGGACAAGTCCTCGTTCCCGATTATCGTGCAGGGCGATGGTCCTTTTAAGTGGAGTGAGCCTCGATTTCAAATAGGCGGTGGTGCGGGCAGTGGCATCAATCCCGATGCCGAGTCACAACGATTGATCAAGGACCTTGAGAAAAATGGTGTTGCCACGTCACACGCAATTCTATTTGCTTTCAATTCAGCCAAATTGCAGAGTAGCTCGAAGCAAATACTTAACGGCATTGCGACTTACCTCACAAAGAGCGTAGACGTGAAATTGGCAGTGGAAGGGCATTGCGATATTGTCGGTTCGGCTCAATACAATAAGGTCCTTTCCCAGAAACGAGCTAATGCCGTGCGTGATTATCTCGTTTTGAAAGGTGTTGCAGCAGCGAGATTAAGGCCCGAAGGGTATGGTTTTAGCAAGCCAATCGCTGATAACAAAACTGCGCAGGGGCGTGCTCAAAACAGGCAAGTGGTGTTCAGGAAAATCTAGTTGAAGCGAATTATTCGATTCTCTTTTTTGTATGATTGGACTTCCCACTGCGCTGGTCTGCTTATTCTGCTGACTTTTGCACCTGGCTGTTTTCCCCAACCCGCTTTCAGTCAACAGAGAATTGCGCCTTCCGGTTGGATAGAAGATAGTCAGCCGGCATCGAATTTGGTGCCTAAAGGTTCTGCAACGGGAGCACGGGCTCCGTTGCAAGGTGGTGTGCAACATTCTGACGAGTTGCGTCCTTTGCCGTCCAATCTGCAATCAGGAGCCATTTTTGATGAAAAATCCATACCGAAAACTGCCGACGATGTTGGTTGGTATCAGATTCCTGACTGGTTAGCGGGCAAGTGGTTGCGAGAGGAGGAAACCATTCTCTCGACTTATTTTTTTGAGAGTAAAGTCCAGCAGAATGAGCCGCGCACTATCGCAGAAAGAGAGATAGCTGAGTTTGGTTTTCAGCGAGACAAACAAGGAAAGATTTGGCACTACAGGCTCGCTTCGAAAGGTGTCTCAGACTGTGGCAGCTATCTGGCTGTTGCCTTCGTTCAATCGCAAGAGCCCCTCCACGTCGCAGAAGACCTGGTCGTAATTCGTGATGTTTTCGTTGAGGTGCAGGTGAATAAGGAAACGAACGTGATTATGCACTCATCGCAGGCGGAATCGATTACTAAATACCGACCGTTGCATGATGGACTGATTAAAACTTCAATGTCCGTAAAGGTCTTCAATGAAGACGGCACACCATATACGGTTCAGAGGAATATTGCTGCAGATAAACGTATAGAAGCTTTCAAATCTACAGACACCTTCAAGGAGCATAATTTGCGAAAAAGTTTTGCTGATTTTCTCCATGTAACAGGACGAGACGACTTGATTCCCTGATCTACTGCTGATCCGTGTGCGAACTATCATGTAGTACGGCAGCTCAATGTGTGACTACGCCATCCAGACTGGCAACTGCTGTTTCATCAACTCCACGTTCTAACCATGCTGTAATCGAGTTGACGACGGCGGGCTTGAGGCGATTGGTTCCGAGCAGAATGTGACCGCATTTTGCAATATTGACGATGCGCTTATCTGCAGATGGTATGTTTGCCAGTACTTTCTGCGCCGACTGAGGTTTCAAAACTTTGTCGTCACAACCTTGTACAACTAACACGGAGGTCTCAGGCGAAATGCGGCGAGCGAACTTCGCATTCTTCTTCATGAATTTTGCGGCTCTGAACATCTCTCTGGCGCTCATTGTCGGTCTCTGCCAACTATCCTTGAGACTTTCTTCCAGAGCTGGCAGGTCATCGGTTCCGTATCTCTTTTGGTATCGCACCACGTTGATTTGATGATCAAGTCTATAGAAGTTGCTGAGCAGATCTCCAAGGAACCAGGTGAGTTTTACATGACCGGTTTTGCAACCCGTTCCGGCCAGAACCAAGCCCCGGACTAACTCTGGCATATCGCCTGCGGACCGGATTGCCACACCTGCTCCCGCACTTTCCCCGATCAAGAAGATTGGCTGATCTGGATTGGTCTGTTTCAGGACTGGGAGCAGTAGATCCACATCTTTGACAGTCCGTTTGAAATTACATTTGTAGCCGGCATGCTCTTTCGTGGACTGAAAGTGCCACCGCCCGTGCCCTCTCTGGTCGATCCCGTATACAGTGAAACCATCCTCGGCCAGCTTTTTGGCCAGACAGTTTAGACTGTAGGCGCGCTGGGTGATACCGTGGATCAGGAGCACAGTGCCACGGTTAGAAAATGCTCTGGACTGCGATGTGTCTCCGGTAGCCGTGTCTTCCCATTTGCAGACCGGCAGATTTAGCTCTTTGCCTTCCATGCACTCTTCGGTAAATTGCACCGCTGCTAGTGATGGAACTGCATACAGCGCGATGAGGAAGTAGCTGATTATGCTTATAATTAGTTGGCAGAAGTTT
Above is a genomic segment from Candidatus Melainabacteria bacterium containing:
- a CDS encoding OmpA family protein, whose protein sequence is MFIIQSCRASAPLVSFWHNLGEQSGSNVYTLDGVPVRKLFIQLLLSLISLAAMPSYGQDPPPSGAPVPGPAPKAVPKPANGLQDYTDKLKMVPGVVITFPIVDGIDTRRNKIGNYDFTATIHDNNAEGFGYKWTMSKPAEAQGFRAVAPEDEKGALLVSLFYQDGQSFTMSGYTNTVRISDALFKGLKSGRSLPFQIDLEDPKDVPSKIRMIGREYVGIFVNGKKARVRAIKTETDNQWHYWIMDKSSFPIIVQGDGPFKWSEPRFQIGGGAGSGINPDAESQRLIKDLEKNGVATSHAILFAFNSAKLQSSSKQILNGIATYLTKSVDVKLAVEGHCDIVGSAQYNKVLSQKRANAVRDYLVLKGVAAARLRPEGYGFSKPIADNKTAQGRAQNRQVVFRKI
- a CDS encoding ATP-dependent DNA helicase RecQ → MAVSDFLLDSVLHERFGLKEFRPKQREVIDHVMNGRHTLALLPTGYGKSLCYQVPSQILPGATIVVSPLIALMQDQLNGLMRRGITNATLLNSSVSPDELDIRFGGIKAGVFKLVFVAPERFESPRFRNLLEQIDVSLLVIDEAHCISQWGHDFRPQYRNLSSYILSHLKAASVLALTATATPQVQRDIIQSLNLSNMNVVTGSFDRPNIRFEVEPVTNAVSKDNFVFSALKSTNAPAIVYTSSRKEAEALSERMRQSGLTAACYHAGLSSEQRQRAQKLFEGDKVSTIVSTVAFGMGVDKANIRRVIHYNLPGSLESYYQEAGRAGRDGESATCTLLYQSKDVHTQRWLMDRNFPTAHQVEIAYKLIVSSGLQPMRISTLLDDMDIADSALNSALDLLKQLQLIDTTPDGSFLARVSDGTIEMNSLNQRKLRHSQRLDQMIRYAQDAICRRRQILGYFGQVTEACSGCDVCDPQERTHLEKHRQTGQSVLEDGKTSNLAEAILQIVTDLNGTVGRTTIAQILSGSGNKKLKEKGLDRVPLFGRFSVFKQDQLLASIDELIGKGDLQSIPGMYPKVVITANGAQKLGNAKAVISSSVVDLR
- a CDS encoding alpha/beta fold hydrolase, coding for MHKNFCQLIISIISYFLIALYAVPSLAAVQFTEECMEGKELNLPVCKWEDTATGDTSQSRAFSNRGTVLLIHGITQRAYSLNCLAKKLAEDGFTVYGIDQRGHGRWHFQSTKEHAGYKCNFKRTVKDVDLLLPVLKQTNPDQPIFLIGESAGAGVAIRSAGDMPELVRGLVLAGTGCKTGHVKLTWFLGDLLSNFYRLDHQINVVRYQKRYGTDDLPALEESLKDSWQRPTMSAREMFRAAKFMKKNAKFARRISPETSVLVVQGCDDKVLKPQSAQKVLANIPSADKRIVNIAKCGHILLGTNRLKPAVVNSITAWLERGVDETAVASLDGVVTH